A stretch of Leptospira perdikensis DNA encodes these proteins:
- a CDS encoding ABC transporter permease, with translation MKRVYYYFIFGYFKDHLSKISLSILGISLGIALFVSTQINSWRAEQTVLDQMLGYSSEDFIGRYVANNQNLGAEDHFLKVVESHSHENLKLEPELQTKGILNLSQDQILSIPVIGKDILLSKSLLLSLNDKKKIPKYIISQSLAEKIRTIKNDRPLSICEKELPLQEEEYLILPAEGIFLVMDITRLQSICNRKDHLTSIWLVEQNGTHQRQTIEQVTSEEWTYESKDQILERAGIALGSLKINLTVVSLVSVLISFFMVSNMFTGLFLSRKHEFGILLSIGSSKKNNFMLFLTQAIVIGFFGGIVGILLGILIANTNFLTTVNTITDANQIQAYRNLPLSIILLGFSISILGSILASIYNSYKTFLILPIDLIRERDTEKKSLILGLTKKKNLYLAALFITLGTALGLVNFPKQITPGMVGVGLVILGFVLLNFLSIPLAVQTLDKLLSKFQFSPSIEIGLKEIGTEPWKHGLTASTIMLSTSLVLTLTSLTDSYEQSLVHWVDEENKSDYSLINEKKLNTGEPGVPVSLYETMASDPRFSAVEPFYVDSKFIVNGKYYTLHVLKFNESYNKSELIVSKNLCFLDQICTGNSISINTERNSRVSMKIQAEKDHFFSERGTIMMDYSYFQKNFQVKFLNSIRIFKNENLLPEETIQLLQNITKVHGLKYIDLISLKKLYLEGMNQVFSILGTLKISALIISVLALTTSLVYFIKEKSQVLAGLKAIGMDSFQMFQMIYYQALFLVSFGIFSGVLSSLILSPIVIFGINRNAFGWILEFQYPGSLVAKLPIVIPLITFFICLIPFYFLKQMKISKELKYE, from the coding sequence ATGAAAAGAGTTTACTACTATTTTATCTTCGGATATTTCAAAGATCATCTATCGAAGATCAGTTTATCAATTTTAGGTATTAGCTTAGGCATTGCTCTTTTCGTCAGCACACAAATCAATTCCTGGAGAGCTGAACAAACTGTTCTAGACCAAATGCTTGGTTATTCCTCTGAAGATTTTATCGGGAGATATGTAGCCAACAACCAAAACCTCGGAGCTGAAGACCATTTTTTGAAAGTAGTCGAATCTCATTCACACGAAAATCTAAAATTAGAACCAGAATTACAAACAAAAGGGATTCTCAATTTATCTCAAGATCAAATCCTAAGTATCCCTGTTATCGGTAAAGACATCCTGCTATCAAAATCTCTTTTACTATCACTAAACGACAAAAAGAAAATTCCCAAGTATATAATTAGTCAATCACTCGCAGAAAAAATCAGAACAATCAAAAATGATAGACCACTCTCCATTTGCGAAAAAGAACTTCCTCTACAAGAGGAAGAATATCTAATCCTACCTGCAGAAGGAATTTTTCTTGTGATGGATATTACAAGACTCCAATCTATTTGTAATCGAAAAGACCACCTCACATCAATTTGGTTGGTTGAACAAAATGGCACTCACCAAAGACAAACAATAGAACAAGTTACGTCCGAAGAATGGACTTACGAATCAAAGGATCAAATCTTAGAACGAGCAGGCATTGCACTCGGTTCTCTAAAAATAAACCTGACTGTTGTTTCTTTAGTTTCTGTATTAATTTCCTTTTTTATGGTTTCGAACATGTTCACTGGCCTATTTCTTTCAAGAAAACATGAATTTGGAATTTTATTATCCATCGGATCTAGTAAAAAGAATAACTTTATGTTATTTCTAACGCAAGCCATTGTGATCGGATTTTTTGGGGGAATTGTTGGTATCCTTTTAGGGATTTTAATAGCAAACACTAACTTTTTAACAACAGTAAATACCATTACGGATGCAAACCAAATCCAAGCTTATCGGAACCTCCCCCTTTCTATCATTCTTTTAGGTTTTTCTATCTCTATTCTAGGCTCGATACTTGCGTCTATTTACAATTCCTACAAAACCTTTCTCATACTTCCAATTGACCTCATTCGGGAAAGAGATACCGAAAAGAAAAGTTTAATCTTAGGCCTTACGAAGAAAAAGAATTTATACCTCGCGGCACTGTTTATAACCCTAGGAACCGCACTTGGACTTGTCAATTTTCCAAAACAAATTACTCCCGGAATGGTTGGAGTCGGTCTTGTGATACTTGGATTCGTTTTATTAAATTTCTTAAGTATTCCTTTGGCTGTACAAACATTAGACAAATTACTTTCGAAGTTTCAATTTTCACCAAGTATCGAAATTGGACTAAAAGAAATCGGAACCGAACCATGGAAACATGGACTCACAGCATCAACCATTATGTTATCCACTTCACTTGTCCTTACATTAACAAGTTTAACCGATAGTTACGAACAATCATTAGTGCATTGGGTTGATGAAGAAAACAAATCCGACTATTCGCTGATAAACGAAAAAAAGTTAAACACAGGTGAACCAGGGGTTCCCGTTAGTTTATACGAAACAATGGCATCAGACCCTCGTTTCTCAGCTGTAGAGCCCTTCTACGTAGATTCCAAATTCATCGTCAATGGAAAATATTACACCTTACACGTATTAAAATTCAATGAATCTTACAACAAAAGCGAACTAATTGTTTCAAAAAACCTTTGTTTTTTAGATCAAATTTGCACAGGGAATTCTATATCAATTAACACAGAACGGAACTCTCGTGTTTCGATGAAAATCCAAGCGGAAAAAGACCATTTTTTTTCAGAAAGAGGAACCATTATGATGGACTACTCTTACTTCCAGAAAAATTTTCAAGTTAAGTTTTTAAACTCTATCCGGATTTTCAAAAATGAAAACCTATTACCAGAAGAAACAATACAACTACTCCAAAACATAACGAAAGTTCATGGATTAAAATACATAGACCTCATCAGTTTAAAAAAATTATATTTAGAAGGAATGAACCAAGTATTTTCAATCTTAGGTACGTTAAAGATTTCAGCATTAATCATTTCCGTACTTGCCCTAACAACATCTCTGGTTTATTTCATTAAAGAAAAATCACAAGTATTAGCAGGACTCAAAGCAATCGGAATGGATTCATTCCAAATGTTTCAAATGATTTATTACCAAGCATTGTTTCTCGTCTCCTTTGGTATATTTTCAGGAGTCCTCAGTAGCCTGATACTTTCACCAATCGTTATTTTTGGAATCAATCGAAATGCCTTTGGATGGATACTCGAATTCCAATACCCTGGCTCGCTTGTAGCAAAACTCCCGATAGTGATCCCCCTGATCACATTTTTTATCTGCCTCATACCATTTTATTTTTTAAAACAAATGAAAATTTCGAAAGAATTGAAATATGAATAA
- a CDS encoding formate hydrogenase → MIYDFIYLLLLLTGVVVLVENRLSRIIFFLSAQGFLLVFPVLQTHEEDWKHAISLIVMVVLFKGILTPWVLNWTANKSKMNESTAPRFGYLATLLFMVLGLVLAVKITEGVSVLSIPVHKIGLIYVILLVYVGILCFVVRRNWLALIAGFCVFENGIFVLTMVLDKGLPVGLEFGSFLDAILVIVSGGILQLSPHMHTKERKL, encoded by the coding sequence ATGATATACGATTTTATCTATTTATTATTATTACTCACCGGTGTTGTTGTTTTGGTAGAAAATCGGTTGAGCCGGATTATTTTTTTTCTAAGTGCACAAGGATTCCTTTTGGTTTTCCCTGTTTTACAAACTCATGAGGAAGATTGGAAACATGCAATTTCGTTAATTGTTATGGTTGTTTTGTTCAAAGGAATTCTTACTCCCTGGGTTTTGAATTGGACTGCAAATAAATCTAAAATGAATGAAAGTACGGCTCCTCGTTTTGGTTACCTGGCAACTTTACTTTTTATGGTTTTAGGATTGGTTTTGGCAGTAAAGATTACTGAAGGCGTTTCTGTTCTTTCGATTCCTGTTCATAAAATTGGACTCATATATGTAATTTTATTAGTTTATGTCGGTATTCTTTGTTTTGTTGTTAGGCGGAATTGGCTTGCTCTCATTGCAGGATTTTGTGTATTCGAAAATGGAATTTTTGTTCTCACGATGGTTCTGGATAAAGGGCTTCCCGTTGGATTAGAGTTTGGATCCTTTTTGGATGCCATTCTTGTGATTGTGTCCGGAGGGATCTTACAATTGTCTCCACATATGCATACAAAGGAGAGAAAACTATGA
- a CDS encoding NADH-quinone oxidoreductase subunit H produces MNSIVYYLYLIVLFLVMPFLLTGIIRKVRAYAQGRRGPKLLQFFWEVDKSLRKTPISHTNLSAFTHLAPRVALFSSLMIWSVVLFEWAPFILIPFFLALYRFAYVSFAMEGASSFGGMASGREILLSVMAEPTFILMILAAQSHIEISVSPQGALIGLLFLSLSFIAILAELAKPPFDDPRTHLELTMVHEAMILEASGRQLGVFDLASSIKLSTLLVFLVKLALEHSKLFKNEVLDSFARELMIAPMVIILAIILGFWESNSVRRKWTWIPEFMGLTFIAILILGTLVKLS; encoded by the coding sequence ATGAATTCAATCGTATACTATCTTTATCTAATTGTTTTGTTTCTTGTTATGCCATTTTTACTAACGGGTATTATTCGAAAAGTTCGGGCCTATGCTCAAGGAAGGCGTGGTCCGAAGTTACTTCAGTTTTTCTGGGAAGTGGACAAATCACTAAGAAAAACTCCTATTTCCCATACTAATTTATCTGCGTTTACGCATTTGGCACCAAGAGTGGCACTGTTTTCGTCTCTGATGATTTGGAGTGTTGTGTTATTTGAATGGGCACCTTTTATTTTAATCCCGTTTTTCCTTGCGCTCTATCGGTTTGCATATGTGAGTTTTGCTATGGAAGGGGCGTCCTCTTTTGGAGGCATGGCTTCTGGTCGAGAAATCTTACTTTCTGTGATGGCAGAACCAACCTTTATTTTAATGATCCTTGCTGCGCAGTCCCACATTGAAATCTCTGTAAGCCCCCAAGGAGCTCTTATTGGATTACTCTTTTTGTCATTGTCTTTCATTGCTATTTTGGCTGAACTCGCAAAACCACCGTTTGATGATCCTAGAACCCATTTGGAGTTAACTATGGTTCATGAAGCTATGATTTTAGAAGCATCGGGAAGGCAGTTGGGTGTTTTTGATTTAGCTAGTTCCATCAAACTTTCTACATTACTTGTTTTTCTTGTGAAGTTAGCATTGGAACATTCTAAACTATTCAAAAATGAAGTTTTAGATAGTTTTGCTCGTGAATTGATGATTGCACCAATGGTCATCATTCTTGCAATCATTTTAGGATTTTGGGAATCGAATAGTGTCAGAAGGAAGTGGACTTGGATTCCTGAGTTTATGGGTCTTACCTTCATTGCAATTTTGATACTAGGAACTTTGGTTAAGTTGTCTTAA
- a CDS encoding TetR/AcrR family transcriptional regulator, with protein sequence MDTMILRLPLRERKKQTIQTAVLKAAKGLFREKGYTAVTVSDIADQADISVKTLFTYFRSKEDLAFQDEILFCDELIRAVLGRAEEESLFEGFKRFLWNLIQSIDPEVLIESLPGFHPWMDSPELEQRYLLLWEHYEVRLADALQLESGNVTFDPILRVISGQMVSVIRILGSKTFKEYLQPIPIALRHRALEKWLLGSLEMISGIQGYAKLT encoded by the coding sequence ATGGACACGATGATACTCAGATTACCATTAAGAGAACGTAAAAAACAAACCATTCAGACAGCTGTTTTGAAAGCGGCCAAAGGATTGTTCCGGGAAAAGGGATACACGGCTGTAACTGTTTCTGATATTGCCGACCAAGCTGATATCTCTGTGAAAACCCTATTTACCTACTTTCGCTCGAAGGAAGACCTTGCCTTCCAAGATGAAATTTTGTTTTGTGATGAACTCATTCGAGCCGTTTTGGGAAGAGCAGAAGAAGAAAGCCTATTTGAAGGATTCAAACGATTCCTGTGGAATTTAATCCAATCAATTGATCCTGAAGTTTTGATCGAATCGCTTCCCGGATTTCATCCTTGGATGGACAGCCCGGAATTAGAACAAAGATATCTATTGCTTTGGGAACATTACGAAGTTAGACTTGCCGATGCACTACAATTGGAAAGTGGAAATGTTACCTTTGATCCAATTTTGAGAGTTATTTCAGGACAGATGGTATCGGTGATTCGCATCTTAGGTTCCAAAACTTTTAAAGAATACTTGCAACCCATACCGATTGCACTTAGACACCGTGCTTTAGAGAAATGGCTCCTTGGATCTCTGGAAATGATATCCGGGATCCAAGGATATGCTAAATTAACTTAG
- a CDS encoding cytochrome-c peroxidase produces the protein MLKQIFTPFLLSFLFVSLANCGPTPETKDLQVKAKQIIGALPAKMPGSENDTQELVSLGKKLYFEKKLSLNETQSCNSCHNVEGKGAGVDNLSTSPGAFGKNGDRNSPTVLNAGFHFVQFWDGRAADLKAQAKGPILNPVEMAMPSEKEVLKRINEDANYPTLFAKAFPNDKTPVTYENLAGAIAAFERTLVTSSRFDDFINGDHKILSKEEQEGFKSFISAGCTSCHSGNLLGGNSYRKIGQANEYKTADLGLYNVTKKAEDKFFFKVPSLRNIALTGPYFHDGQVKTLDEAVQKMAFHQLGLNLSNEETKKIVLFLGTLSDKTRVD, from the coding sequence ATGCTCAAACAAATATTTACACCTTTTCTCCTGTCCTTTCTATTCGTATCACTCGCAAATTGTGGTCCAACCCCTGAGACCAAAGATTTGCAAGTGAAAGCAAAACAAATCATCGGCGCCTTACCTGCGAAAATGCCTGGTTCGGAAAACGATACTCAAGAACTTGTTTCTCTCGGAAAAAAACTCTATTTTGAGAAAAAGCTATCTTTGAATGAAACTCAATCTTGTAACTCCTGCCATAATGTAGAAGGTAAAGGTGCCGGTGTGGATAATCTGTCCACTTCTCCCGGTGCTTTCGGTAAAAACGGAGATAGAAATTCTCCAACAGTCCTGAATGCAGGTTTTCATTTTGTTCAATTTTGGGATGGACGTGCTGCTGATTTAAAAGCACAAGCAAAAGGTCCCATTCTCAATCCGGTGGAAATGGCGATGCCTTCCGAAAAAGAAGTTTTGAAACGAATCAATGAAGACGCCAACTATCCAACGTTATTTGCAAAAGCATTCCCTAATGATAAAACGCCTGTTACTTATGAGAATTTAGCAGGAGCCATTGCTGCTTTTGAAAGAACACTTGTAACATCATCACGATTTGATGATTTTATCAATGGAGATCATAAAATACTTTCAAAAGAAGAACAAGAAGGTTTTAAGAGTTTTATTTCTGCAGGTTGTACGTCTTGTCATTCCGGTAATTTACTTGGAGGAAATTCGTATAGAAAAATTGGTCAAGCTAACGAATATAAAACAGCTGATCTTGGGCTTTATAATGTAACAAAAAAAGCAGAGGATAAGTTTTTCTTTAAAGTCCCTAGTCTTCGAAACATTGCTTTAACTGGTCCATATTTTCATGATGGCCAAGTGAAAACTTTGGATGAAGCCGTACAAAAAATGGCCTTTCATCAGTTGGGTTTGAACCTTTCCAATGAAGAAACTAAAAAAATTGTTCTCTTCCTAGGAACTTTATCTGATAAAACTCGTGTTGATTAA
- the pyrE gene encoding orotate phosphoribosyltransferase codes for MSQTYRDQLFAWMKSHVYRYSEAPFRLASGLESHHYFNCKEITLHPERLAVLGDCFVEEIIPKLGIEFEAVGGLTLGADPLTYSIALSYQRKGKLVYPLVVRKEAKGHGTGQQIEGFWKEIKNCLVVDDVITTGGSTLKAVQVLREVGISVTKGICILNREEGGAENLEKSGIQMESIFRKSEFFK; via the coding sequence ATGTCCCAAACCTATCGTGACCAGCTCTTTGCCTGGATGAAATCCCATGTTTATCGTTATTCCGAGGCCCCTTTCCGGTTGGCAAGTGGGCTTGAGTCCCATCATTATTTCAATTGTAAAGAGATTACTCTTCATCCAGAAAGACTTGCGGTCCTTGGTGACTGTTTTGTCGAAGAAATCATTCCGAAACTCGGTATCGAATTCGAGGCAGTTGGGGGATTGACCCTCGGTGCTGATCCTTTAACTTATTCAATTGCATTGTCTTACCAGAGGAAAGGGAAACTGGTTTACCCACTGGTCGTACGTAAGGAGGCAAAAGGGCACGGGACTGGCCAACAAATTGAAGGGTTCTGGAAAGAAATAAAAAACTGTTTGGTCGTAGATGATGTAATTACTACTGGAGGATCTACTCTAAAGGCAGTCCAAGTTTTAAGAGAAGTTGGAATCTCTGTTACCAAAGGGATCTGCATCTTGAATCGAGAAGAGGGTGGTGCGGAAAACTTAGAAAAGTCTGGTATTCAGATGGAGTCTATCTTTCGCAAAAGTGAGTTTTTTAAATGA
- a CDS encoding ABC transporter ATP-binding protein, translating to MIAEKKESGTKSVIKLEHVNKSYSQDEIVFPILNDISFEITEKKLVTLMGPSGSGKSTLLNILSAIESADSGKIEIYGHNLSQASEGELTIYRRKTIGIVFQFFHLFPYLSAIENVALPLYLAGVSNSVAKTKAEEVLSLVDLDHRKAFTPKEMSGGEKQRVSIARAIVHQPKLIFADEPTGNLDSKSSKIIMDLLSRCVKDLGISVFLVTHNEEIGQSGDINLHMLDGKIQTK from the coding sequence ATGATAGCAGAAAAAAAAGAATCTGGCACAAAGTCTGTCATCAAATTGGAACACGTAAACAAATCATACAGCCAAGATGAGATTGTTTTTCCGATCTTGAATGATATTTCCTTTGAGATCACTGAGAAAAAACTAGTAACTTTAATGGGGCCCTCAGGAAGTGGGAAGTCCACCTTGCTCAATATACTATCCGCAATCGAGTCTGCTGACTCAGGTAAAATCGAAATTTATGGACACAACTTATCCCAAGCTTCAGAGGGGGAACTTACCATTTATAGACGAAAAACTATTGGAATTGTATTTCAGTTTTTTCACCTATTTCCATATCTATCTGCGATAGAAAATGTCGCCTTACCCCTATATCTTGCAGGAGTTTCAAACTCCGTAGCCAAAACAAAAGCCGAAGAAGTCCTTTCGTTAGTAGATTTAGACCACCGAAAAGCGTTTACTCCAAAAGAAATGTCTGGTGGTGAAAAACAAAGAGTTTCTATCGCGAGGGCTATCGTTCACCAACCAAAACTGATATTTGCCGACGAACCAACAGGCAATTTAGACTCTAAATCTTCGAAAATCATTATGGACCTACTGAGTCGCTGTGTCAAAGATTTAGGTATATCCGTTTTCCTTGTTACTCATAACGAAGAAATTGGACAGTCCGGTGATATCAACTTACATATGTTGGATGGAAAAATCCAAACCAAATGA
- a CDS encoding LEPBI_I2431 family sigma-54 regulated protein, with protein sequence MLNTRRTDRIESLEWDDLVLKLFSINENPEFLLARIGNISELGVSGSLDKDIQLKDRDLVTGVIESDLTRSRISFKGKIAWIKETDQGPLFGIKFLEELILPNFIIARSIAESAA encoded by the coding sequence ATGTTGAATACAAGAAGAACTGATCGTATTGAGTCCTTGGAATGGGATGATTTGGTTTTGAAACTTTTTTCAATCAATGAGAACCCGGAGTTCCTTTTAGCGAGGATTGGCAATATTTCAGAACTCGGTGTGAGTGGAAGTTTAGATAAGGACATCCAATTGAAGGATCGTGATCTTGTGACTGGGGTCATTGAAAGCGATTTAACTAGATCTAGAATTTCCTTCAAAGGGAAAATCGCTTGGATCAAAGAAACTGACCAAGGACCACTCTTCGGGATCAAATTTTTGGAAGAATTGATTCTACCTAATTTTATCATTGCGAGATCCATTGCGGAGTCAGCGGCCTAA
- a CDS encoding proton-conducting transporter membrane subunit — MLEDERISIFRSVLVGISALSPLGIFLFSNYDVLSVDFPILVGLVIQAYIGFSSFMLVQSYEPKEKNKVTIGYVIFWSALGVCYLSGKSLILPIALEVTSFSTILIYSGTEFGKKQIESLGSLLLASGISALFLSAWVMLPDGDNVGIILLLVGLLIKSGFSGFHLWIPKVNEGGPSHALGSFAGVLEVFPLLLFYRYVLPNQLDPIIYQVLFPLAALGIFFGGITSFFHKDPKISLAYSSVESINFLWLCLIIAGMFQFSVDSELMNLSNSFRILFFLSLFHHCFSKTFQLFSIGMVARLKNSSSSDELKGIGRLLGISPLLVGAGTFSYAVLPGTLGFVSEATYFYLNARILDLPIGRSVFLLPSMIFIFFGIVLGGFTHIKLFMSLFLSTPSKEISIQPFGPVQRKWVTISLFSLALVIYIFPLVLPYFVKLPMLSPFVDSQLVDWFWVLSLVSYVTIGAVFIFRLYDRYQLKRYGNPKTKNWDCGGGYSGHELSIPTSVFSEPLRNSLGRYFLNKTGESKVDAFLIKAITFIFRLGTRFMSATNHPKDEDVSKYLAISSMFLIFIFSLLILGDFGGL, encoded by the coding sequence ATGTTAGAAGATGAAAGAATTTCTATCTTTCGATCGGTCTTAGTTGGGATATCAGCGCTTTCGCCGTTGGGTATATTCTTATTTTCTAATTATGATGTTTTGTCAGTAGACTTTCCCATTTTGGTTGGGCTTGTCATTCAGGCATATATCGGGTTTTCTTCTTTTATGTTGGTTCAGTCGTATGAGCCAAAAGAAAAAAACAAAGTCACCATAGGGTATGTGATTTTTTGGTCTGCCCTCGGAGTTTGTTATTTATCTGGTAAGTCACTTATTCTCCCAATTGCTTTGGAGGTGACTTCCTTTTCGACAATTTTGATTTATTCCGGCACTGAGTTTGGAAAAAAACAAATTGAAAGTTTAGGTTCTTTGCTCCTTGCTTCTGGTATTTCGGCGTTGTTTTTGTCCGCCTGGGTCATGTTACCTGATGGAGACAATGTTGGAATTATTTTGTTACTTGTTGGTCTTCTCATCAAATCAGGATTTTCCGGATTTCATTTGTGGATTCCTAAGGTAAATGAAGGTGGTCCGTCACATGCTCTCGGTTCCTTTGCGGGAGTACTAGAAGTATTTCCTCTTTTACTTTTTTATCGTTATGTTTTACCCAATCAATTAGATCCAATCATTTATCAAGTTTTGTTTCCACTTGCTGCCCTTGGAATATTTTTTGGTGGGATAACAAGTTTCTTTCATAAGGACCCAAAAATATCCTTAGCTTATAGTTCGGTGGAGTCGATTAATTTTCTCTGGCTTTGTTTGATTATCGCCGGTATGTTTCAGTTTTCTGTTGATTCGGAACTTATGAATCTGAGTAATTCGTTTCGGATTCTGTTTTTTCTCAGTTTGTTCCATCATTGTTTTTCAAAAACATTTCAATTATTTTCCATTGGGATGGTGGCCCGGTTAAAAAATTCAAGTTCTAGTGATGAACTAAAAGGTATAGGAAGGCTTCTTGGTATTTCACCTTTGCTTGTAGGGGCTGGAACTTTTAGTTATGCAGTCCTTCCTGGCACTTTGGGATTTGTATCAGAAGCAACATACTTCTATCTAAATGCTCGTATCTTGGATTTACCGATTGGGCGATCCGTTTTTCTTTTGCCTTCTATGATATTTATTTTCTTCGGAATTGTTCTTGGAGGATTCACTCATATTAAGTTGTTTATGAGTTTGTTTTTATCTACTCCAAGTAAAGAGATCAGCATCCAACCTTTTGGGCCGGTACAAAGAAAGTGGGTCACTATATCATTGTTTAGTTTAGCTTTGGTAATTTATATTTTTCCATTGGTTTTGCCTTATTTTGTAAAACTTCCTATGCTTAGTCCATTCGTTGATTCGCAGTTAGTTGATTGGTTTTGGGTATTGTCTTTGGTGTCCTATGTAACAATTGGAGCAGTATTTATTTTTCGTTTGTATGATCGTTATCAATTAAAACGTTATGGAAACCCAAAGACAAAAAATTGGGATTGTGGGGGAGGTTACAGTGGCCATGAACTCTCTATACCAACCTCTGTGTTCTCGGAACCTTTAAGGAATTCACTGGGAAGGTATTTTTTGAATAAAACTGGAGAATCAAAGGTAGATGCTTTTTTAATAAAGGCTATTACTTTTATTTTTAGGTTGGGGACCCGGTTTATGTCTGCGACAAATCATCCAAAAGATGAAGACGTTAGTAAATACCTTGCGATTTCCTCCATGTTTTTGATTTTTATTTTTTCCCTTTTGATTTTAGGCGATTTTGGAGGACTATAA
- a CDS encoding ornithine carbamoyltransferase — MSQVKHLISWQDWSDGEIRELLEFAVYVKKNRVYFSGHMAGRSLAMLFQKTSTRTRVSFEAGMTELGGHAIFLDWMASNFLLSDIDFEGKYLSSNVAIIMARLKRHEDLLVLKSGSTVPVINGCCNLFHPCQSLADILTIVMDSPNDWQKKTICYIGVHNNVANSLIEITAALGIHLILVTPIAAEESIVKDSIERAKKKGTISWETDVKKAVSVADYVYTDTWVDMEYFNDPKFQKEKEERIQLMMPYQVNAELLKNTKAKVMHDMPIHAGYEITREMVQSDRSIIFTQAENRLDAQKAVILKLLENHN; from the coding sequence ATGTCCCAAGTCAAACATTTGATATCTTGGCAAGATTGGAGCGATGGAGAAATCCGGGAACTCCTAGAATTTGCAGTCTATGTAAAGAAAAATCGAGTCTATTTTTCCGGACATATGGCCGGCCGTTCCCTTGCGATGTTGTTTCAGAAAACTTCAACAAGAACGAGAGTTTCCTTCGAAGCGGGGATGACTGAACTTGGTGGACATGCGATTTTTTTGGATTGGATGGCATCCAACTTCCTTCTTTCTGATATCGATTTTGAAGGAAAATACCTATCAAGTAACGTAGCCATCATTATGGCGAGACTCAAACGGCATGAAGATTTACTTGTATTGAAGTCAGGATCTACGGTCCCGGTGATTAATGGATGTTGCAATTTATTCCACCCTTGTCAATCCCTCGCAGATATACTAACAATTGTTATGGATTCGCCAAACGATTGGCAAAAGAAAACCATATGTTACATTGGTGTGCATAATAATGTCGCCAACTCATTGATTGAAATTACGGCAGCTCTTGGAATTCATTTAATTTTAGTTACTCCCATCGCAGCAGAAGAATCAATCGTGAAAGATTCCATTGAAAGAGCGAAGAAAAAAGGAACCATATCCTGGGAAACAGATGTAAAAAAAGCTGTTTCTGTAGCTGACTACGTTTATACAGATACCTGGGTGGACATGGAATACTTCAATGACCCAAAATTCCAAAAAGAGAAAGAAGAAAGAATCCAGTTGATGATGCCTTACCAAGTCAATGCAGAATTACTTAAAAATACAAAAGCAAAAGTAATGCACGACATGCCGATTCATGCGGGTTATGAAATTACCAGAGAGATGGTTCAAAGTGATCGTTCGATCATTTTTACTCAAGCAGAGAACCGTTTAGATGCGCAAAAAGCAGTTATACTAAAACTATTAGAAAATCATAATTAA
- a CDS encoding bacitracin resistance protein BacA: protein MDPNDIYTPAGGPPPPSPNVKFLFGKWGEVAIRKLVSDFYDLVATSEIQWMFKGDWDLAKEKQADFLIQVLGGPSLYIEKWGPARMRMRHFVFPISEKERAVWFRCYDEALLGFDFEHDDKVDFLYFLDGFSAWMVNRKDSITD, encoded by the coding sequence TTGGATCCGAACGATATTTACACCCCAGCTGGTGGTCCTCCTCCCCCTAGTCCTAATGTTAAATTTCTTTTTGGAAAATGGGGCGAAGTTGCCATTCGTAAGTTAGTCTCTGACTTTTATGATTTAGTTGCCACTTCTGAAATCCAATGGATGTTTAAAGGAGACTGGGATTTAGCCAAAGAGAAACAGGCTGATTTTCTGATTCAGGTGTTAGGTGGCCCTAGTTTATACATTGAAAAATGGGGACCGGCTCGAATGCGAATGAGACATTTTGTGTTCCCCATTTCTGAAAAGGAAAGGGCTGTTTGGTTTCGTTGTTATGATGAAGCTTTATTAGGGTTTGATTTTGAACACGATGACAAAGTCGATTTTTTATACTTTCTTGATGGATTTAGTGCGTGGATGGTCAATCGAAAAGATTCTATTACGGATTGA